Proteins encoded within one genomic window of Mustela erminea isolate mMusErm1 chromosome 21, mMusErm1.Pri, whole genome shotgun sequence:
- the SMIM18 gene encoding small integral membrane protein 18 isoform X2 — MASLTSSLWNETTTSVYQYLGFQVQKIYPFHDNWNTACFVILLLFIFTVVSLVVLAFLYEVLDCCCCVKNKTVKDLKSEPNPLRSMMDNIRKREIEVV, encoded by the coding sequence ATGGCCTCCCTGACCTCCAGCCTCTGGAATGAAACCACTACATCTGTTTATCAATACCTTGGTTTTCAAGTTCAAAAAATTTACCCTTTTCATGATAACTGGAACACTGCCTGCTTTGtcattctgcttttatttatatttacagtgGTATCTTTAGTGGTGTTGGCTTTCCTTTATGAAGTGCTTGACTGTTGCTGctgtgtaaaaaacaaaactgtgaaagACTTGAAAAGTGAACCTAACCCTCTTAGAAGTATGATGGACAACATCAGAAAACGTGAAATTGAAGTGGTCTAG
- the SMIM18 gene encoding small integral membrane protein 18 isoform X1: MNEEETVSCIVVQPIEAQLHLGCALDCITNRRYHRFNSSLQTRGHLSLKFKRLEIGERDTLSQQAEKEPHRFKRAIQEVESLRMASLTSSLWNETTTSVYQYLGFQVQKIYPFHDNWNTACFVILLLFIFTVVSLVVLAFLYEVLDCCCCVKNKTVKDLKSEPNPLRSMMDNIRKREIEVV; this comes from the exons ATGAACGAAGAGGAAACTGTCAGCTGCATTGTGGTTCAACCAATAGAAGCACAGCTCCATCTTGGATGTGCACTGGACTGCATTACAAACAGACGATACCATCGCTTCAACAGCAGCCTTCAGACAAGAG GTCACCTGTCCTTGAAGTTTAAAAGACTGGAAATAGGAGAGAGAGATACACTGAGCCAACAAGCTGAGAAGGAGCCACACAG ATTCAAAAGAGCAATACAAGAAGTAGAATCCCTAAGAATGGCCTCCCTGACCTCCAGCCTCTGGAATGAAACCACTACATCTGTTTATCAATACCTTGGTTTTCAAGTTCAAAAAATTTACCCTTTTCATGATAACTGGAACACTGCCTGCTTTGtcattctgcttttatttatatttacagtgGTATCTTTAGTGGTGTTGGCTTTCCTTTATGAAGTGCTTGACTGTTGCTGctgtgtaaaaaacaaaactgtgaaagACTTGAAAAGTGAACCTAACCCTCTTAGAAGTATGATGGACAACATCAGAAAACGTGAAATTGAAGTGGTCTAG